The Salvelinus sp. IW2-2015 linkage group LG4q.2, ASM291031v2, whole genome shotgun sequence genome includes the window tttagatacagtagaatacataCTTTATCGTCCGTTTAGTAAGAAACAGAAATTTGGCTTCTGCCTATCTTAACCTCGCCCCTGGATGTGGAGCTTTAGGGGTTCAGTTTTAGGAGGTAAGTGCCATGCTAaagggcacaatggcaggagATGGTACCTGGGATCACAGACCAGCAGCCCTTCAGTTGCCGGTTCAGTTTCCGCTTTTTACACCCGCACTGGggcttgaaccagcaaccttctgGCTACTAGCCCAcccctctaacctctaggctacctgcatcttCCGGGCGGTCACATTGGCGTCGTCTCGCTGCATGGCCAGGGCTGAGcgactcttcttctcctcctctagcTCAGACACCTTCCTCCTCAACAGCTCCATGTGGAGCTCCTTACTCTCCAACCGCTCCTTCTGGATCTTCAACTGCAGGTAACATGGTATACGGTAAACATGGTAAACAGGTGTTTAAGCACAACATACAATGATACTAGTAGATGGAACAGTAATGATAGTAACTAGATTGACAAATGTTGGCGTGCGATCCAttaaatactgtacattgtgGAATGTGGATCATACAAAAATACCAGTGTGCTTGAGTTTTGTTTTATATATGCACCGACAACGATGTAAGGTGTGCAAACAACCCTCCGACTATAAACAAATGATATGTACACTCTTAAGTTGTAGGTTCAGTGGCTACTAGTTTCATGTTGTGTACCTTTCGCTGTTGGTTGTGGGCCAGGGTCTTGCTCTCCACCAAAGCCGTCCCTTCTAGTTTGACAAGTTGCTCTGCCCGAGACAGAATGAGCTGTAGCCTCATGTCGTAGCCCAGGTCAGTGGCGATACTGTCTACTTTCATTCTCCCGGACAACTGTTCCAGGAACTGCTCATACTGCATGGCAAAACACAAGGCCCATATTTACATAGTGTCTCGGAGTTGGAGTGCTGCAATTTAGCCTTttaaataatatatgccatttagtagacgcttttatccaaagagacttagtcatacatgcatacattttacgtacgggTGGTCATAATGAATAAGAGGAGGGTAGCCTGTTCTTAGATGAGTACTCCTACTCTGGGGACACTTTGTGAATACCAGGGCAGTAATATCTCTGCTAATCCAGAAACATCCAAATCCATTTACAGTAAATGTACCATTATGATTTTAGTACGAGGATGGTAGTAGTCCTGGACCTATTAAGGTCCCTTTCCAGATTTGgtcataaaaaaagaaaagcttCCACACATAATATACTGCTCCCGTGCTCCATTACTGCACcctataaactgagtgtacaaaacattaagaacaccttcctaatattgagttgcacccccttttgccctcagaacagcctcaatttggcggggaatggactctacaaagtgttgaaaaccttccacagggatgctggccgatgttgactccaatgcttcccacagttgtgtcaagttgactggatgtcctgtgggtggtggaccattctttacacacacacaggaaactgttgagcgtgaaaaacatagcagtgttgcatttcttgacacactcaaaccgatgtgcctggtacctactaccatagcccgttcaaaggcactgaaatcttttgcctttcccattcaccctttgaatggcacacatacacaatccatgtctcagttgtctcaaggcttcaaagtccttctttaacctgtctcctccccttcatctacactgatttgctTTGAATTATTAGGCTCCCCATTAGCgtcagctagtcttactggggttaGACACATAACgagaaagacattacagacaacaacaaaaaagactttacaatttacatacgtttaaaaacattaacatgtagtgtgtgtgtgcatctatcagttaacacccgtcagtacatacacacaacaagtaggtcacatgggggagaggcgttgtgaagTGTCgctttattagttttttttaaaacCAGGCTTACTGAGTTCCAtccactcatggctctgtataatactgtgtgtttccttgaatttgttctggacctgaggactgatttgaagtggatttaactaatgacatcaataagggatcatagctttcgcctggattcacctggtcagtctgtgtcatggcaAGAGCAGGTGTTCGTATTGTTTCGTACACCCAGTGTACGTTTTACATtttcgtcatttagcagacgcttttatccagagcatcttacagttagtgcattcatcttaagatagctaggtgggacaaccacatctcagttatagtaagtacatttttcctcaataaagtagcaaagccagtgctagtaggaaaaagtcaagcgggAGTTGGTTCACGAAAGGCAAGGGTGTAgttgtttagacatttttttcGGGGGGGGAttgggtgctgtgggattatttaccATAGCGTACTATAGCATGGAGGTATCAACAGTGTTATATACTACTGTAGTTATATGTTCTATATACTGTGTCTAACGTTAGTTATAAAGACTGTTAttatcatttttgggggggcccAGCACCAGTGGAGAAATGTGTGATGTTCACCTACTACTGCACACTCTACATGGTTGCCAGTGTGCTCACTCACAAGCTGACTGTTATGACTCAGCCCATCCCGGTGCACGTCTGAAGTCATCAGCTCAGCTTCCAAACCCTGCAGCCTGTCGCTGAGGTCTGTGACCTGTTGCTCAGCCAGCTGGGCTCTCTGCAGGGCACTGTGGTGGAGCTCTGTCTGCCTGGACACATCCTCAGTGACCTGGGAcagcctcctctccatctcctccatgaTCTGACAGGAAATATTGGCAGATACAACTTAACATAACTACTGATAAAGAATAACTACTCAAGGTTATTGCAATGTGCATCCACTCTAGGCTATCGTTCAAACATTGTATCTCCAGGTATAAAATGATTGAAAATCCTGATTGATTATCTGTCAATATATTATGTTCTTGCCTATTGAAACTGTCACACAATGTAATAACAACGTAGTAGTATAAGAACAGAAAAAACCCTACTTACCGCTTTCATACGTTTCTGCCTGGTGCAGAGGTCCCCGAGTCTCTGTAGTATTTCCTCCTCAGTTGGCATGGAGAGACCCAGCTGCAGAAGGGCCCCTACCTCCCCCAGGAGGGCCTGCTGTCTCCCCTGTGAATGGGGTCTCACATTTTTTTGGAATCCTTCAAATTGGATTTCTGGGAAAACCTGGGAATATTGCAATCCTACCTGTGTAGCCTGGTTTTTCCCCTGGCTGGTCTGGAGTTTCCCTTCCAGCTCCTGGATCTGCCTCTCCAGGCACCCTGCCTCCTGCTTGGCTGCCTCAACCACACGCTGACTGGCCTCCAGCCTCTCTGCTAGACTCTGGTTCTCCATATCTGTGCTCCTCGTGGTCAGCAAGGCACTATCTAAGTCCTGGAAGACATATTTTGACAAGGAAATGCAAAGTTGCAACAGATAACCATTTACTGTACATAATGCATGTATAAAGATTTAACACATGAATTGATGCTTATACACAACAAAGATGACAGTAGTACACTACTGAGACGAGCCAATTCCAGGCTGTACTGCCCTGGAAAAATATATATCAGAGCCAGCAAAGTACAGCTCGTATCAGCACAAAGTGAAAAGTGTATGTGTTTTAAAAGGATGCACATGTGGATACATACCAGTCTTAGCAGATCGAGAGCCTCTGCACTGCCTGCTGTGTTCCTCCTCTCCCGGGCCACCTCTGCCACCAGTCTCATCACCGTCTCTCTGCTGGCTTTACACTCTACCTCGTAGGACCTCACACTCTCCTCCAACACAGAGACCCTCATCCTCAGTCTGTCCCTCTCAAGGCAGGGCTCCACCTGGGGACACATTAAGCAGGGCACAATGTTGTGGAACAAGTTAAATATGTTATGTTAGTggcctccgagtggcgcagcggtctaaggcactgcatcacagtgcttgaggcatcactacagaccctggttcgatcccaggctgtgtcacaactggccatgaccgtgagacccatagggcggcgcacaattggcccagcttcgtccgggttagggtagggtttggcctGGAGGGGCTTTACTtagctcatcgcgctctagcgactccttgtggcgggccgggcgcctgcaggctgacgtTGGTTGTCAGTTAAACTcggtttcctccgacatattggtgcagctggcttccgggttaagcgggtgggtgttaaggGACACAGTTTGGCAGGTCGTGTTAAGAGACACAGTTTGGCGttgttgcagcgatgagacaagatcgcaattggatatcacgaaattagggagaaaaagggggtaaattaaaaaaacaatatgttAGGTTATGTTAAAGgacaactccaccacttttcaacctcattttcattaCCTGTGTGTGATAACGGCAAATTACGTTTTTTATGGAAAAAAATATCAAGTAAAAAAGTTATACcagatgacatcatcaaaaaCAGTTTAacaacagtgattttcaaacactatgcgATTTGCGGTGACGTGGGTAGCAAGAAAATTGTCCTTTAagtgtagaacaaacatgcttccctgacatgtagaataaggtcagctctattcatgacatttctattTTACCTTATCCAGTTGTCTGCCTTCGGTTGCTGTATCAATACTTTCCATTTTATTTCTCTGTGTTACTGTAGGTCGCCttaaatataatagaatagatataggtGAGAGTTTGGGGTTGGGATTTCAACCAAGTGCTATACAGTGCTGTTTCCAGGAGTCTCCAGGCAACAGAAAACATTGTCTCTCGTTTCACCACAGGGGGTACTGTTGTTCAGGATCCCTTGCTTCAGGATGACGCTACGACGCGTCACTGCAACCAGAAAATACAGTATAGCTGTTCAAATGAAACTTTAtgcacaacaagcttccattcaaACCTCAAACTGTTATGCGGATCTAGTTTGACTAAACGTAGATACTGTAGTTGTGTTaacatgacagccattgaaaCATCTTCTTGTTTGCAAAGCCTGATTTGGTGAGTTATTTTCTTtgggttagctaacgttaacgttacatcaaagatatttataactaacccCTTCTGTCTGGTTACATCCTCATTCATTTGAAGCTCGCTATTTAGCTATAGTACCTTGCAAGTGCTAGTCCACGAACCTTAGCCACGTCATGGAAGGTTTGATTTTGGGATAGTGATACTCTCGTGCTTTATTGTGAGGTTCATGAACAGCCACAATATAGTGACCTATGACCATAGCTAATGTTGCCCAGAACGTTTATTGCaatctacctagctagctattgcATGCATTGCCATTCAACCAAGGTCAATCTTCCTGCCTTGCAGTAGCGCTAGCCAGattaatgtacagtacattgccAAAATGCATTTCTATATGTGAAGGTTTTATAATGGGGTCCTTTTGAATATAATAAAACCCATAGATATGTTGTTCCCATCATTATTCAATATTTCACATGTATTGATTTAGCTAGTCAGTATGCTtatgttttctcttctctttgcATTCCTGTGTACAGTCCATCCATGCAGATAACATGCTCCGGACTCTGTTGTGCCGTCTGAGGATACAGCAGCCTTTTGAGGAGTAGAACATGTTCCTATGGCTTCACCCCTGTCAATCTTGTCGGACCCTGTCCAGCTGCATGTGACTCCACCTAGAACTCTATTCTATCTATATGTTCATCGTAGGACCTGTCATTCAAACACACACTCCCAACAGCATCAGAGGACTATCAGAGGAGACAGGAAGCGAGATGTTTGGTAATGTGTCGCCATGTTTCAGCGCCGGTGTTGTGTCGCTGTCAGCTGTCATTGGTCATTCCACCTCCACCAGACAGGGGTGTCAGTATACAGAGGAGGCTCTATTCAACGGCCCCTATTAAATCAGTGATTAAACCGGTGACCATGCCTGGAAGTGGGAAGAAACTTCCTAAAGGCCCTAGGACCAAACAACCATCCAGAACCAATCAGCCGACCCCAAAGGAGGACAAGGTGATGCCGTCCACCAATCAGATTAGAGGACTGGGAGATGCCTAATGGATGTatctatttgatttatttaacctttgtgttttttgtaataaaaaaaatattataataataatattcccTAGGGTTATTCAACAATCAAAATGATTTGTAgctcaatgactgtcaacacagttacatgcttGGTTCGACACTGAGGGAGATgacgcatcagttgtcacaaatATGAGGCATTTTCGGGAAGGTAGAAAGAATTTCGAATGTGCGATCAGGGACTGATGCGTATCGGTGAGTCATTACATCCCCATCATTAATATATGCATGTTTTTTGGGGCTTTATATGCTTGTGTTTATATTTGAGTTGAAACTTTAAATTGCCTATATGTATTGATTCACTGTACGTATTTATATATTTGCAGACTTACATTTCGGTGTATTTCTTCATTCTGGCAAACTGTAATAATTCAAACAACCAATCCGATATCTCATCAACCCAGTGACTTGTCTGGAAGAAGCTGAGCCTATTGCCTGGAGCCGCAGGTCATTTAGAAGATGCCAATTGTCTGTGGTCTTGCCATGTCAAATGTTATTCACATTCATATGAGCCATGAAGATCTACAGCACATACATTTGGTGACAGCTGTCATCTCCTTTTATGAAgtttgttgtgtgtttgatttgataaaataaagtAGACTGAACTAACTTGCGTATTGTCATCACGTCTTGCTGTATTTAGTATAGGTAGAAGCATAGTGACAGAACCTTAACTCATCTGTAAGAAAGACCCCGAGAGGCTCAGAGTGGTCCTTCAAGCCGGATGTAAATagttttcatttatttcattcaCAGCTTTGAAATATAAAAATGTTCATGCAACTCTTTTATGTTTTGCATTTAGTTATTAGTTAATATTACATTTTAAGATAaagaggaatatatatatatatactgagtgtacaaaacattaggaacaccttcttaatattaagttgcacccccttttgccctcagaactgccTTAATTCGTCAGGgcaaggactctacaaggtgtcaaggcAAGTcatcccacagggatgctggaccatgttgactccaaaagcttcccacagttgtttcaagttggctaaaagtcctttgggtggtggagcattcttgatacacatgggaaactgttgagcgtgaaaaacccagcagcgttgcagttcttgacacgcatttaaaccggtgcacctggcacctactactataccccgttcaaaggcacttaaagctGCATTATGTCCCTTTTTTCACCACCTGaccaaattcatatagaaatgtgtgttatagatctgtcattgtcaTTGAAAGAAAGTTGAAGAAGTGGTAGATCCGTTACATGTGCACTTTCtctgcttcccattcttaagtttcgtttttgcgtcttttactttcagttttgttcaccagcttcaaacagctgaaaatacaatatgtttgattatggaaaatatattttagatggtacaatgattctctacactatacttgcttgttttgtcacataaacttaaattaagcgaactattcgaattttagcaaccaggaaatggcagagcgatttctgcatagcatctttaaatattttgtccatgtctcaattgtctcaaggcttaaaaatccttctttaacctaccCACACCCCCCGCCCTGCCCATCTACACTGAATTTGAAGTGGatctaacaaattacatcaataaggggtcatagctttcacctggattcacctcagtctatgttatgttcttaatgttttgtatactccgtGTATATTCACAGGCAAAAAAATGAATACACAAATATAGTTCTGTTGATAAGTTTGTCTGTGACCAATACATCACGTAACTCGtgataaaatacacattttgtatTAGTATTTTGGTCTGTGTCAACTAACCATTGCAGTGCATAGTTTGAAAACTTGGCAATTCAACTATAATTCTGAGATAATGAAGATGGATGGCAATATTCATAGGAATGATGATAAATATGATACAAATTCTAGTCACTACACATGACTAGAGCAAATGTTCTATTACCGGTATGTGCTGAGTCGAGCAAACATTTAGTGTCTGACAGAAGACAGTGATAACACAGTAACATCGCGAACAAATCTACATACCTGTATATCTAATCACAGTTTGTCTTTGCATTGTTTTGGTGAGCAGTGGGTTACATATGTCCTGTGTTGAATGTAAGTGTATTATATGTTGATAAATGGAAGGCTTCTGTTCAATCCACAAATTACATTAACGCTAAAGAACACTAAACTCAGATAAATATACTCTGTGTAATAGAAGGACAAACAggacaaacattttcaaaaatgttaacataaatattatataatatacattATTGTACCTCCAAGTTCTGATAAAATGACATGGTTCCTTGAAAAGGAACACAAATTGTATTTAAATAAGTAGACGTAGTTACACATACAGTTAAACTTTGATATAATAACATTGAAACTAACATTAATGTATTCAACGATCTGAAGAATGTCTCCATTAGCTCCGTTGTGGTGGGTCATCCTTCATGTGTGGACTTCTATCTTCTCTTTCAGGTAGTCCAGCACTCCTTTAGCTCGTTAAACCTAAGAGAAGAAAGTTCAGGAGACAAGTTCAGGAGACATTATATTTGTGTACTTCTTCTTCTTACTTAAATACAAAGTAGAAAAACAAGAAATGTAAAGGACTGACTTACCAGTTCATGATACGTCAGTTTGGTGGAATGGCTGCTGTCTTACTAGGTATCACCTCCGGACAGAAAGCTTTGAGGCTCAAGTGCAATATCAAATATATCTTCACTGTCCTGCAGCGTTTTCTCTACTCCTCTATCTGTTTTTTTGCTTAGAACTTCCAAGATATGGGATTTTACTGTGCCAATATCTTCCTCAGCATCCAGCCACAGTTCTAGGTCATTCTCTTCCTCTATGTGTGGGTTAGACGCTACTGCATTGGTCATTACCTGTTCTGTTTCAGGGTTTAGGGTGTACAACACTGTTGCAGGTGGGGTATGCAGTGGCAAATGAGGTGCAGTGTCACTGGTTTGCTCAATTTGACTGACTTCACAAAGTTGAGCACTTTCCATTGATTCTGTTAGAACGCAGTCAGTATTCACGG containing:
- the ccdc170 gene encoding coiled-coil domain-containing protein 170 isoform X2, which gives rise to MESIDTATEGRQLDKVEPCLERDRLRMRVSVLEESVRSYEVECKASRETVMRLVAEVARERRNTAGSAEALDLLRLDLDSALLTTRSTDMENQSLAERLEASQRVVEAAKQEAGCLERQIQELEGKLQTSQGKNQATQGRQQALLGEVGALLQLGLSMPTEEEILQRLGDLCTRQKRMKAIMEEMERRLSQVTEDVSRQTELHHSALQRAQLAEQQVTDLSDRLQGLEAELMTSDVHRDGLSHNSQLYEQFLEQLSGRMKVDSIATDLGYDMRLQLILSRAEQLVKLEGTALVESKTLAHNQQRKLKIQKERLESKELHMELLRRKVSELEEEKKSRSALAMQRDDANVTARKMQKVERLQEELGSSKVSITELKAQLSHTNELKLKVLEQSQTNAEQSKSLEDLEKGKAKVEKKFSTARTDLQSQEHLAREAQQQLTSLRQTLAQLTDRERELVDFRMVVSQMLGLDVSALALPNYEIIKSLESLLHPHHHPQHDLHHHSLALSWPCPSHHQNHHLLQLQDQDTSGSVTSLSEVHGP
- the ccdc170 gene encoding coiled-coil domain-containing protein 170 isoform X1, producing the protein MESIDTATEGRQLDKVEPCLERDRLRMRVSVLEESVRSYEVECKASRETVMRLVAEVARERRNTAGSAEALDLLRLDLDSALLTTRSTDMENQSLAERLEASQRVVEAAKQEAGCLERQIQELEGKLQTSQGKNQATQGRQQALLGEVGALLQLGLSMPTEEEILQRLGDLCTRQKRMKAIMEEMERRLSQVTEDVSRQTELHHSALQRAQLAEQQVTDLSDRLQGLEAELMTSDVHRDGLSHNSQLYEQFLEQLSGRMKVDSIATDLGYDMRLQLILSRAEQLVKLEGTALVESKTLAHNQQRKLKIQKERLESKELHMELLRRKVSELEEEKKSRSALAMQRDDANVTARKMQKKVERLQEELGSSKVSITELKAQLSHTNELKLKVLEQSQTNAEQSKSLEDLEKGKAKVEKKFSTARTDLQSQEHLAREAQQQLTSLRQTLAQLTDRERELVDFRMVVSQMLGLDVSALALPNYEIIKSLESLLHPHHHPQHDLHHHSLALSWPCPSHHQNHHLLQLQDQDTSGSVTSLSEVHGP